Below is a window of Picosynechococcus sp. PCC 7002 DNA.
GGGAACGCTGGCTGTTGGGGTCAAACTCCCGGATGCTTTCGAGCTGATCACCGAAAAAATCTAAGCGGATCGGTAACTCCCCCGACACCGGAAAAATATCAACAATATCTCCCCGACGAGTCCATTGGCCTTCGGTTTCGACAATATTTACCCGCTCATAACCCAGGCGCGTTAACTGGGTGGCGATCGCCCCGGCGTGATCGAGTTCTTCTCCCGGCGTTAAGGTCAAACAATAATCTTGGAAAACCGTTTGGGGTGGCAGATGGGGCTGGAGAGCGCGCTCCGTTGTCACCACGACCATGCCCTTACCAACATTAGACGACTGACCCTGGGCGATCGCCCCTAGGGTTTGCATCTGCCCCCAGATCATTTCTGACTCTGGATCAAAGGCCTCGTAGGGGGACGCTTCCGAGGTGGGATAAAACAAGACCTGCCCCCAACCCATGGCCTCTAATTGGGCCGCCCAACGTCCGGCTTCCTCTAGGGTGGCACAAACTACTAATAAATTTTTCTCCTGCAACTGCGCCAAACTTGAGGCCAGCAGCCCTTTGGGGAGTCTTGGCAGGCCACTTAATGCGAGTTCCCCTTGGGTCTGGAGCTTTTGGTTTAATTCTGCGGTGAGGGCAGCGCGGCTCAAAAAACGGACAACCGAAGAAAAAGTCATAGGTAATGGCGACGGTGACAGGAAGCGTTTAGGGGTTCATTAAATGTATTACAGTTCTTTACGGGGCCGCAAAATCAATAAAAAAACCAATAAAAGATTACGGCGATCGCTTCGGCTTTTTGGGGCTTGTTTAGGATTGCGCTGCCTGCTGTTCAAAGAAGTCTGCTTGGGTCGCAAAAATTTCAAACACACGGTTCATATTGGTCAACTCAAACAGCATTTGTACCTGTTCATTGACGTTACATAAAATCATTTTCGCCCCGTGGGAGCGCACCGTTTTTAATAATAAAACCAATGATCCGAGGCCGGCACTGTCCATAAATGTGATTCCAGCAAAATCAAGGACAACAACTTCTTTTTTTTCCTCGATAATACTTTTGAGTAAATCATCTTTAAACTCAAGGGATTTAATATTATCAAAAATGCCCGTGGGGTGAAAGACTGCAATTTTGTTATCCATAATGAACGCAGAATCGTTAAAAAAGAATCAAAAACTAGGTAAAAATTTTAAATCAATATTGATGGTCAAGAAGGTGAGGCGTTGTCCTCAAGCGCAGTGACCCAGGGGGACTGTTTTAGCTTAGTCTACATTGTCGTCCTTTGAACCAGACCTATTCTTTTCAATCCATGGGCTTGGCAACAAATGGCGTTTCTACCTTAAATATTATCCGAGCCTAGGGGCAACCTGGCGGGGAAAATTGGATTTTTTAGGCTCAGGCTTGCGGTGGCGTGGTGGGTCGTTGTCTACTGTCTCAGGGAGCAGCCTGATAAAATGCCCAGGGTGTGGCAGCCAGAGTACAGGATAGCGCCGATGGTAAGGAAGATTTTGATTTTGGGGGGCACGGGCTGCATCGGTCAACGGGTGGCAGCGGCGATCGCCCCCCTGGGTGCGGTGACAGTTACGGGACGTTCTGGGCAGACAGCAA
It encodes the following:
- a CDS encoding STAS domain-containing protein, which encodes MDNKIAVFHPTGIFDNIKSLEFKDDLLKSIIEEKKEVVVLDFAGITFMDSAGLGSLVLLLKTVRSHGAKMILCNVNEQVQMLFELTNMNRVFEIFATQADFFEQQAAQS